The DNA region GTCAACACTCAGTTCGCCTTCCACCAGGGGGGCTATTTTCAGGCCGGGCAGTTTTTTGACCAGCTCAACATAAAGGTTCTCGTCGAGGCGGCCGGAGGCGGTAGAAATTTCGTGAGTGGCCCGGCCTGAGAGCACCCGGGTCGCACTGGTGAAGGAATTCAGGGCGGCTTGATTGGCCAGGTAGATTCCGGAAACCATGGTGACCCCGAGAGCGACTCCGAGAATCCAGAGCAGGGTCGGCAGTGGGCGCCGGCGATGGTGCCGAAGAAAGGCTATGAGGAGTTTAAACATCGGGCAGCAGCCGGCCATCGATGATTTTTAGACGTCGACTGCAGACCGAAGCCGCTTCCCGGCTATGGGTGACCATTACGAGTGCGGTGTTGAAGCGGTCGCAGATTTCGTTCATCAGGCTAACGATATGCAGTCCGGTGTCGAGATCAAGGTTGCCGGTCGGTTCGTCGGCCAGAATCAGACGGGGTTTTTTGACCAGGGCCCGAATTACGGCGGCGCGTTGCTGCTCGCCGCCGGAAACTTCTTCCGGGTAACGGTCAAGCTGGTCGCAGATACCGGCTTCACGGCAAAGTTCCATCATCAGGCCGTGGTCGTCATGGCCGAGCAGTTCCATCGGCAGGCAGATGTTTTCCCTCAGGGTCAAGGTCGGTAAAAGGTTGAAAAACTGAAAAATAAAGCCGAGGTCGCGTCGCCGATAGCGGGTGGCGTCGTTTTCCGAGAAGTCTTCAGCCGCGCGGTCGTCGATGGTCAGGCGACCGCCGCTGGGCTTGTCGATCAGGGCCAGCAGGTTGAGCAGGGTTGATTTGCCGGAGCCGCTTTTGCCGAGCAGGGCCAAACGCTCGCCCGGCTTGATAACCAGATCTATTTGTGTGAGCGCGGTGACCGGCACGGCGCCTGGGTAGATTTTGGAAATCTTTTCCAGGGTGATCATGGCGTTGTCTGCATCGTTCATGTTTGCTGGGCCCAGAGTGCGAAAAAAAGCCGGGTCGAGAGTTGCACTCGACCCGGTCGGATGAGTTTAATCTTCAAAAGCCATACTGGTTTTCCAGACCTTCCAGACGTTGCCGACCAGATCGGGGCCTGGTTGCAGAGTTATTTTCCCGGGTTTCCAGCAGGCCGGAGTGGCTTCGCTGCCCCGGCTGGCCCGAATCAGCTGAAAAGCCTCAAGCTGGCGAAAGGTTTCAAGAATGTTGCGGCCGATCGGAGGCGTCAGAACTTCATAGCCCTGAATGATGCCGTCGGGATCGATAATGAAACGGCCCCGGTTTTCGACTCCGGCCGCCTCGTCAAAAACGCCGTAAACGCGGCCGACCTGTCCGCCGGCATCGGAAAGCATGGGAAAAGGAATGCCGCCCTCGACCATTAAGGCGAGTTCCTTTTCGTCCCACATCTTGTGAACGAACATGCTGTCGATGCTCATGGTTAAAACCTCGACCCCCATTTTTTGCAGGGCGGCATATTTTTCGGCAACTGCCGAAAGCTCGGTGGCTCAGACAAAAGTGAAATCACCGGGATAGAAACAGAGCAGCACCCATTTCCCCAGATAATCGGAGAGTTTGACGTTGACAAATTTCCCTTTTAAATATGCGGGGGCGACGAAATCTGGGGCTTTGCGACCTACTTGGAGCATGGGTTTGATCTCCTTTGCCGGGTTGGGGCTCTTGGGTTCATTTGTTGGTCTGACGGTTTCCTCGGCCTCGCCCACCGGTCCTCCGGTGGGCCGGGCGCAGCCGACGGCCATTTCTTCGGGCATGATTTCCTCCTTGATTCTTATGGCGGAGCAGCTTGCTTTCGGGATTCGCTATGCGAATGAGAGCCAAAGTGCTCCATGGTTATTCTTTAAGCTGTAACTGAATGGCGCGCAATTTAAGCAAGCTGAATCGTGGTCATCATAGTTTTTTCTTTTCAAAAAAGACGAACATGGCCAGGGTAAAGACGGCGAGGACGATGATTACCAGCCAGTGACTGACGCCGAGCAGCTGCGGCAGGGTGACCTTGCCGAAATTACCCAAGGGGATGATGTGGGTTTTCATGAAGGGATAAACCAGGGCGTAGGCAAAGCCTCCGGCCAGCATGCCGAAAATCCCCCAGATGCCGTCAAGACGTCCTTCGCCCACTGCTCCGACCGCGGTTCCCGGACAATAGCCGAGCAGCGCCCAGCCGATTCCAAATAATGAACCACCGATGACC from Pseudomonadota bacterium includes:
- a CDS encoding ABC transporter ATP-binding protein; amino-acid sequence: MNDADNAMITLEKISKIYPGAVPVTALTQIDLVIKPGERLALLGKSGSGKSTLLNLLALIDKPSGGRLTIDDRAAEDFSENDATRYRRRDLGFIFQFFNLLPTLTLRENICLPMELLGHDDHGLMMELCREAGICDQLDRYPEEVSGGEQQRAAVIRALVKKPRLILADEPTGNLDLDTGLHIVSLMNEICDRFNTALVMVTHSREAASVCSRRLKIIDGRLLPDV
- a CDS encoding peroxiredoxin, translated to MPEEMAVGCARPTGGPVGEAEETVRPTNEPKSPNPAKEIKPMLQVGRKAPDFVAPAYLKGKFVNVKLSDYLGKWVLLCFYPGDFTFVUATELSAVAEKYAALQKMGVEVLTMSIDSMFVHKMWDEKELALMVEGGIPFPMLSDAGGQVGRVYGVFDEAAGVENRGRFIIDPDGIIQGYEVLTPPIGRNILETFRQLEAFQLIRASRGSEATPACWKPGKITLQPGPDLVGNVWKVWKTSMAFED
- a CDS encoding YeeE/YedE family protein; this translates as MTLLSGLITGIIFGFLLQKAQVLSYDKQVGALRFRDMTIFKFMLTSIIVAAIGIHLLYDLGQIKMSLKGTSIGAQVIGGSLFGIGWALLGYCPGTAVGAVGEGRLDGIWGIFGMLAGGFAYALVYPFMKTHIIPLGNFGKVTLPQLLGVSHWLVIIVLAVFTLAMFVFFEKKKL